A portion of the Toxotes jaculatrix isolate fToxJac2 chromosome 16, fToxJac2.pri, whole genome shotgun sequence genome contains these proteins:
- the arrdc3b gene encoding arrestin domain-containing protein 3b, with amino-acid sequence MVLGKVRALAIYFDSLNENNLPVFSGGELVSGRVVVEVTGDVRVKRLDITARGVAKVRWTESRNAGANTAYTQNYTEEVEYLHHYDTLIGEERDEDSSEEGLTVLHAGLHEFAFSFNLPQMALATSFEGKHGSVRYWVKAELHRSWLLPVKVKKEFIVFEHIDINTPLLLAPQAGTKEKTLCCWFCASGPISLSAKIERKGYTPGESIQIFAEVENCSSRVVVPKAALYQTQTFFAKGKGKQIQQLVSNLRGDPLPQGKSQSWEGKLLKIPPVSPSILDCPIIRVEYALVVYVDIPGGLNLSLSLPLVIGTIPLHASTTRTSSISSNCSTLSWLGLSERPEAPPSYSDLAISESHRRDCLQGCDRSEGEGEDQGSLLTYITEFRYLPPPLYSEVDPYPDPVEVCGATDVRRPDTCPSR; translated from the exons ATGGTGCTGGGCAAAGTGAGGGCCTTGGCGATCTACTTTGACAGTCTGAATGAGAACAACCTGCCGGTGTTCTCCGGGGGAGAACTGGTGTCagggagggtggtggtggaggttaCCGGGGATGTGCGGGTAAAGCGTCTGGACATAACCGCGAGAGGAGTCGCCAAGGTCCGGTGGACAGAGTCGAGGAACGCCGGGGCCAACACGGCTTACACTCAGAACTACACGGAGGAGGTGGAATACTTACACCATTACGACACCTTgataggagaggagagag aTGAGGACAGTTCAGAGGAGGGTCTGACTGTTCTGCACGCCGGCTTGCATGAGTTTGCTTTCAGCTTCAACCTTCCTCAGAT GGCCCTGGCCACGTCCTTTGAAGGGAAGCACGGCAGTGTGAGGTACTGGGTGAAAGCTGAACTGCACCGTTCATGGCTGCTCCCTGTCAAAGTGAAGAAAGAGTTCATTGTGTTCGAGCACATCGACATCAACACACCTCTGCTGCTG GCTCCTCAGGCTGGAACCAAAGAGAAGACCCTGTGCTGCTGGTTCTGTGCCTCAGGCCCGATCTCCCTCAGTGCCAAGATTGAGCGAAAGGGCTACACACCAG GTGAATCCATCCAAATCTTCGCAGAGGTGGAGAACTGTTCTTCCCGGGTCGTGGTGCCCAAGGCTGCGCTGTACCAGACCCAGACCTTCTTTGCCAAGGGTAAGGGCAAGCAGATCCAGCAGCTGGTGTCCAATCTGCGAGGAGACCCTCTGCCGCAGGGGAAGAGCCAGAGCTGGGAGGGAAAACTGCTCAAAATACCCCCGGTGTCCCCCTCCATCCTGGACTGTCCCATCATCAGAGTGGAGTACGCCCTGGTG GTGTATGTGGACATTCCTGGTGGGTTGaacttgtctctctctttgccgtTGGTGATCGGGACCATACCCCTCCATGCCAGCACCACCCGCACCTCCAGCATCAGCAGCAACTGCAGCACTCTGAGCTGGCTGGGCCTGTCGGAGAGACCCGAGG CACCACCGAGCTACAGCGATCTGGCAATATCAGAGTCTCACAGGCGGGATTGTCTGCAGGGCTGTGATAGGtctgagggggagggagaggaccAGGGATCTCTGCTCACATACATCACAGAGTTCAGATATCTCCCCCCACCACTCTACTCTGAG GTCGACCCTTACCCCGACCCCGTGGAGGTGTGTGGGGCCACGGATGTGAGGAGGCCGGACACGTGTCCGTCCCGCTGA